In the Methanococcoides methylutens genome, one interval contains:
- a CDS encoding beta/alpha barrel domain-containing protein: MIEEFEHYLLEDCPYGDETTELLGIEGEGSLTIRSRDPGIASCADDLAEFYEKKGLKVNMHLENGKEFAENAVLFEAEGDLRKLFKLWRISQTFLSMTCAIATKTKRMVDSAREVNPDIMIATSRKTHPGFRKYELRSVHVGGGDHHRNSLSDSILITQNHFNVVGSFEKLRAMRKIEIEPRTKEEVFQYAPIADILLLDHYTPEELKEVAPKLREINPKLELAVGGISFEDIPKYAASVDFVVTTAPFYASPFDLTTNIERQ; encoded by the coding sequence ATGATTGAAGAATTCGAACACTATCTGCTTGAGGATTGCCCCTACGGAGATGAGACCACAGAACTACTTGGTATCGAAGGAGAAGGAAGCCTGACTATCAGGTCAAGAGACCCAGGTATTGCCTCCTGTGCGGATGATCTGGCAGAATTCTATGAGAAGAAAGGCTTGAAAGTTAACATGCATCTCGAAAACGGGAAAGAGTTTGCAGAGAATGCTGTGCTTTTCGAAGCAGAAGGTGATCTGCGTAAACTTTTCAAGCTCTGGAGGATCTCACAGACATTTCTTTCAATGACCTGCGCCATTGCTACAAAGACAAAGAGAATGGTGGACAGTGCAAGAGAAGTGAATCCTGATATTATGATAGCTACAAGCAGAAAGACACATCCCGGATTTCGCAAATACGAGTTAAGGTCCGTACATGTAGGTGGCGGAGACCATCATAGAAATTCCCTCAGTGATTCCATCCTGATAACACAGAACCACTTCAACGTGGTCGGTTCTTTTGAAAAGCTCAGGGCTATGAGAAAGATAGAGATAGAACCACGCACAAAAGAAGAGGTTTTCCAATACGCACCCATAGCGGATATCCTGCTACTCGACCATTACACCCCTGAGGAGCTAAAAGAGGTAGCACCAAAGCTTAGAGAGATAAATCCAAAGCTCGAGCTTGCTGTCGGAGGTATTTCATTTGAGGATATACCAAAATATGCAGCATCAGTAGATTTTGTCGTTACCACAGCACCATTTTATGCAAGCCCTTTTGATCTTACAACTAACATCGAGAGACAGTAA
- a CDS encoding DUF2339 domain-containing protein, producing the protein MAKENRFDKETANSDLENLKPPILPHKNTTQDNFLYLSKRIEKLEERVAFLEGKRYAQEPEVTVAPVAEEVAAEASRETYKPTENLGFKIFGAVGFVLLMLGMFYLYSYAVDQGWIGILERVALGVAFSLAVLVTGEVFRRKDYERFSQLITGGGIALLYFTMYATYHFQAYREALSMSLGMNTALLFLVMLFAVFLALRQNSVILTSFAFFLGYLAAFLTGGSHQMMISTIILSVGLVMILWKKNWGIGIYPLIASYLLYSIFFVDSNILRGTVVSPIVYYSIGYLICFFALFNILSIILEDKENYTQNIISMVINAFATFGFGLAVVWHYWYSFRGIFVVLLAAVYLGLAYFTKKRELKNLSRAFFVFCITFLSIAVYVQLEDFWIALTWAIEGFLLVYMGVKLGNLDLRYMGYIVLAAAAIRSLLWDSTGLLFGERTISMLSITLALYGAAYLVSHLKLEDEEQLVRELMGIAATVILTITLAIEITDSTGLFAAFSENARQVLLSVVWATESVILIVVGFLGRSSSLRTTGVVLFGITVVKILIIDLSNLEMIYRIVVTIIVGLIALSASFAYVKNKERIQEFLHEND; encoded by the coding sequence ATGGCAAAAGAAAATAGGTTTGATAAGGAAACTGCCAATAGCGATCTGGAAAATCTAAAACCCCCCATTCTCCCTCATAAAAATACGACGCAGGATAACTTTCTCTACCTGAGCAAAAGGATTGAGAAGTTAGAGGAGCGAGTTGCTTTTCTGGAAGGTAAGAGGTACGCACAGGAGCCTGAAGTAACAGTAGCACCAGTAGCTGAGGAAGTGGCAGCGGAAGCTTCCAGAGAAACGTACAAACCAACCGAGAATCTTGGATTCAAGATATTCGGAGCAGTAGGCTTCGTGCTACTTATGCTTGGTATGTTCTACCTTTACAGTTACGCTGTTGACCAGGGATGGATAGGGATCCTTGAGCGTGTTGCTTTGGGGGTTGCCTTCTCACTTGCAGTCTTAGTAACTGGAGAGGTATTCAGAAGGAAAGACTATGAGCGTTTTTCACAGCTCATTACCGGCGGTGGGATTGCACTGCTCTATTTCACAATGTACGCTACATACCATTTTCAGGCGTATCGAGAAGCGCTCAGCATGAGTCTTGGCATGAACACCGCATTACTTTTTCTTGTAATGCTCTTCGCAGTTTTTCTGGCGCTTAGACAAAATTCAGTTATTCTTACAAGTTTCGCGTTTTTCCTTGGATACCTGGCAGCATTTCTCACAGGGGGATCGCATCAGATGATGATCTCAACTATCATCCTCTCAGTAGGTCTGGTGATGATCCTCTGGAAGAAGAATTGGGGAATAGGTATCTATCCTTTGATTGCCTCGTACTTACTGTACAGCATATTCTTCGTCGACTCGAATATCCTTCGCGGAACGGTGGTATCTCCTATTGTCTATTATTCTATTGGGTATCTCATCTGTTTCTTCGCACTCTTCAATATCTTGAGTATCATTCTCGAAGACAAGGAAAACTATACTCAGAACATTATCAGTATGGTTATTAATGCATTTGCAACATTCGGTTTCGGGCTTGCTGTAGTCTGGCATTATTGGTATTCTTTCAGAGGTATATTTGTAGTTCTGCTGGCAGCAGTGTACCTGGGGTTAGCTTATTTCACAAAAAAGAGAGAACTCAAGAACCTGTCCCGAGCGTTCTTCGTCTTTTGTATCACATTCCTCTCTATTGCGGTATATGTCCAGCTTGAGGATTTTTGGATAGCACTCACATGGGCAATTGAAGGATTCCTCCTCGTTTACATGGGTGTCAAGCTTGGTAATCTTGATCTTCGATACATGGGATACATCGTCCTCGCTGCAGCTGCGATCCGATCATTGTTATGGGATAGCACTGGTTTATTGTTCGGTGAAAGAACGATTAGTATGTTGTCAATAACCCTTGCTCTGTACGGGGCAGCATACCTTGTTTCACACTTAAAACTTGAAGATGAGGAACAACTGGTCCGGGAACTAATGGGGATTGCGGCTACGGTTATTCTAACTATCACTCTCGCGATAGAGATTACTGACAGCACAGGTTTATTTGCTGCATTTTCCGAGAATGCCAGACAGGTCCTCCTCTCTGTGGTCTGGGCTACAGAATCCGTAATCCTTATTGTTGTTGGATTCCTGGGGAGATCAAGCTCTCTCAGGACTACTGGAGTGGTGCTCTTTGGTATTACTGTGGTGAAGATCCTAATTATTGATCTTAGTAATCTTGAAATGATCTATAGGATCGTCGTCACGATCATCGTAGGTCTCATAGCGTTGAGTGCTTCGTTTGCGTATGTGAAGAACAAAGAACGTATACAGGAGTTTTTACATGAGAATGACTGA
- a CDS encoding tRNA (cytidine(56)-2'-O)-methyltransferase: protein MPRVVILRLGHRPERDKRITTHVGLTARALGAEGMLLASNDKGIKNAIEDVADRWGGEFYVKNDVSWKAEIEKWKEGGGKVCHLSMYGINLPDATEDIKSCEKLMIVVGAEKVPTEIYDMADWNVAVGNQPHSEVAAVALTMDRIAQDEPLRQEFPDAELTIIPTEYGKRVIDNKIKE, encoded by the coding sequence ATGCCAAGAGTAGTAATACTCCGCCTAGGTCATCGGCCCGAGAGGGATAAAAGAATAACCACGCATGTCGGACTGACAGCCCGGGCACTTGGTGCAGAAGGAATGCTTCTTGCATCCAATGACAAAGGCATTAAGAATGCCATTGAAGACGTTGCAGATCGATGGGGAGGTGAATTTTACGTCAAGAACGATGTCAGCTGGAAAGCCGAGATCGAAAAATGGAAAGAAGGAGGAGGCAAGGTCTGCCATCTTTCCATGTATGGCATAAACTTGCCTGATGCAACCGAGGATATCAAAAGCTGTGAGAAGCTCATGATCGTCGTAGGTGCCGAAAAAGTACCTACTGAAATATATGACATGGCAGACTGGAATGTTGCAGTAGGCAACCAGCCACACTCAGAAGTTGCTGCAGTTGCCCTGACCATGGACAGGATCGCACAGGATGAACCTTTAAGACAGGAATTCCCAGATGCAGAGCTGACTATCATACCCACGGAATACGGTAAAAGGGTAATTGATAATAAAATAAAAGAATAA
- a CDS encoding AMP phosphorylase, translating to MQLKVQPIDIKVGKYKVILNTIDAKELGVNEGDRVRIKNHETLTAIVDFTEDMISPGMIGLYHEVKEAMQKEWTETIEVFPAERPMSTYIIKKVMDGKKLTKEEIDTLVRDIVEENLSEIELAAFLTSTYINDMTDDETEWLTRAMIETGDKLEFDTHLIMDKHSIGGVPGNKISLLIVPIVAANGLVIPKTSSRAITGAGGTADLMEILAPVEFDADEIKKMTEKVGGVLVWGGATNIAPADDKLIKVEYPLSIDPHCQMLASIMAKKGAIGATHVVMDIPTGPGTKIPNVQEGRKLARDLINLGDRLGMDVDCALTYGASPVGRTVGPALEVIEALKVLENFDGPNSLIEKSASLAGMLLEMGGVAARDQGYDLAIETLKNGKALEKFKQIIEIQGGNPNVTHKDIPVGEFTKDILAPTNGYILELDNKRLVQIARIAGAPNDKGAGLVLHKKLGEPIKEGDKLFTIYAEKEAKLNTAFQNANAKPPFIAEGMLLERIQSFKEI from the coding sequence ATGCAACTAAAAGTACAACCTATTGATATCAAAGTTGGCAAATACAAAGTAATCCTGAACACCATCGATGCAAAAGAGCTTGGTGTCAATGAAGGAGATCGCGTTCGAATAAAGAATCATGAAACGCTTACAGCCATTGTAGATTTTACCGAGGACATGATATCACCAGGCATGATCGGCCTTTACCATGAGGTCAAGGAAGCTATGCAAAAGGAATGGACCGAAACAATAGAGGTATTCCCTGCAGAGAGACCGATGTCGACATACATCATCAAAAAGGTCATGGATGGCAAAAAGCTCACTAAAGAAGAGATTGATACCCTTGTAAGGGACATCGTGGAGGAAAATCTTAGTGAGATCGAACTTGCAGCCTTCCTTACTTCAACATACATTAACGACATGACAGATGATGAAACGGAATGGTTGACAAGAGCCATGATCGAAACAGGAGATAAGCTTGAGTTCGATACACACCTGATCATGGACAAGCATTCCATAGGAGGAGTGCCTGGTAACAAAATATCACTTCTTATAGTACCCATAGTTGCAGCTAACGGACTCGTCATACCAAAAACCAGTTCAAGAGCAATAACCGGAGCAGGGGGAACTGCTGACCTGATGGAGATCCTTGCACCTGTGGAGTTCGATGCTGATGAGATAAAGAAGATGACCGAAAAAGTTGGTGGCGTCCTTGTATGGGGAGGTGCCACAAACATCGCACCTGCTGATGACAAGCTCATTAAGGTCGAGTATCCGCTTTCCATTGATCCGCACTGCCAGATGCTGGCATCTATTATGGCAAAGAAAGGTGCAATTGGTGCAACTCACGTTGTAATGGACATACCAACCGGCCCGGGTACAAAGATACCAAATGTCCAGGAAGGAAGAAAACTTGCAAGAGATCTCATAAATCTTGGAGACAGGCTTGGAATGGATGTTGACTGTGCTTTAACCTACGGCGCTTCACCTGTCGGACGTACGGTTGGTCCTGCACTTGAGGTCATTGAAGCATTAAAGGTCCTTGAGAACTTCGACGGCCCTAATAGCCTGATAGAGAAGAGTGCATCACTGGCGGGAATGCTTCTCGAGATGGGAGGAGTGGCTGCCAGGGACCAGGGATACGACCTGGCTATTGAGACCCTGAAGAACGGGAAAGCCCTTGAGAAGTTCAAGCAGATCATCGAGATACAGGGCGGAAACCCGAATGTAACCCACAAGGATATTCCAGTAGGCGAATTCACTAAAGACATTCTTGCCCCTACCAATGGATATATCCTGGAACTTGACAACAAAAGACTCGTTCAGATCGCAAGGATCGCAGGTGCTCCAAATGATAAAGGAGCAGGTTTAGTTCTCCACAAAAAGCTGGGCGAACCGATCAAAGAAGGAGATAAGTTGTTCACCATTTATGCTGAGAAAGAAGCAAAACTGAACACTGCATTCCAGAATGCTAATGCAAAACCACCATTCATCGCAGAAGGAATGCTTCTGGAACGTATCCAGAGCTTCAAGGAGATATGA
- a CDS encoding Nif3-like dinuclear metal center hexameric protein, which yields MELSGIVETLEEIAPPELAEDFDVGRIGLTLDLDDDVNRIAVALDPTEYVLKRAAQIGADLLITHHTLIFHSVNLISKELAGLLKIALDNGISLYSMHTNYDRAEGGVNDVLAQRLGLGDVKDVGMGRIGRIDECSADVFVNHVSKSLNTHLQYVGEKDSIRNVMVFGGSGFKDDFLDIAREHNVDAYVSAELKHDVLRNYDDILLVDATHYATENPAMEALCERLKNMLNIDVEFIDNDPFIGVL from the coding sequence ATGGAACTATCAGGTATCGTAGAAACACTTGAGGAGATTGCACCTCCTGAACTAGCAGAAGATTTCGATGTTGGCAGGATCGGCCTTACTCTTGATCTGGATGATGATGTCAACAGGATAGCTGTTGCACTTGATCCTACTGAGTATGTGCTAAAACGTGCAGCTCAGATAGGTGCGGACCTGCTTATTACCCATCACACGCTGATATTCCATTCTGTGAACCTGATATCAAAAGAGCTTGCAGGTCTTTTAAAGATCGCTCTTGACAATGGCATTTCCCTTTATTCCATGCATACGAACTATGACAGGGCTGAGGGTGGTGTTAACGATGTGCTTGCCCAGCGTCTTGGTCTTGGTGATGTAAAAGATGTAGGCATGGGTCGGATAGGCAGGATCGATGAGTGCTCTGCAGATGTTTTCGTAAACCATGTTTCAAAGAGCCTCAACACTCATCTGCAATATGTGGGTGAGAAGGATTCCATAAGAAATGTAATGGTGTTTGGCGGGAGTGGCTTTAAGGACGATTTCCTTGACATAGCAAGAGAGCACAATGTCGATGCCTATGTTTCTGCTGAGCTTAAACATGATGTCCTGCGTAATTATGATGATATCTTGCTTGTGGATGCCACTCATTATGCTACAGAGAACCCTGCAATGGAAGCGCTTTGTGAGCGTCTGAAGAACATGCTCAACATTGATGTGGAATTTATTGACAACGACCCATTTATCGGAGTGTTATGA
- a CDS encoding putative zinc-binding protein, with amino-acid sequence MTGNMKCGCECECGSEIVGIYPCSGSANVGIISNQLAIELTKAGKGKMLCTSGIGAKVPGQLKSAEGCDRVVVIDGCPMNCASKIFKNAGIAVDGHIVVTELGVKKTRDMDIEDSVISESLEKCVKLF; translated from the coding sequence ATGACTGGAAATATGAAATGTGGTTGTGAATGTGAATGTGGGTCAGAGATCGTTGGTATCTATCCATGTTCAGGCTCAGCGAATGTGGGCATTATCTCTAATCAGCTGGCAATAGAACTGACTAAAGCTGGAAAGGGTAAGATGCTGTGTACCTCCGGGATAGGTGCTAAGGTCCCTGGTCAGTTGAAGTCTGCAGAGGGCTGTGACAGGGTTGTTGTAATAGATGGCTGTCCAATGAACTGTGCCTCTAAGATTTTCAAGAACGCCGGGATCGCAGTGGATGGACATATCGTTGTCACTGAACTTGGCGTGAAGAAGACAAGGGATATGGATATCGAGGATTCGGTGATCTCAGAGAGTCTGGAAAAGTGTGTCAAGCTTTTCTGA
- a CDS encoding winged helix-turn-helix transcriptional regulator — protein MNKWILAILILFLVPLLACGVVYVESEYNTAESEYVVVPASEETYEPGYHYEGADRTLTFWELPLKLQMIHIFTVFLAAIGLAKLSPLILAQFNLIFANKNRNDVFEHIVSNPGCSVADISHGLELNRGTVKYHLKKLQSEHNIIVSDHGSSPRFFQNNSKYRDQARIIAPFLQDENQKRILLMIRDKPGMTNNEISEGLDITNSTVSYHLKKMTTNELLLAEKDGRYRRYSLDPRMESELDTVIQDGIVIGTV, from the coding sequence ATGAACAAATGGATACTAGCAATCCTGATCTTATTTTTAGTACCACTTCTGGCATGCGGGGTCGTATATGTGGAATCCGAATACAATACAGCCGAAAGTGAATACGTCGTAGTGCCAGCCAGCGAGGAGACGTATGAACCAGGTTACCATTATGAAGGAGCAGATAGAACCTTAACTTTCTGGGAGCTGCCTTTGAAATTGCAGATGATACATATCTTTACCGTGTTCCTGGCAGCTATTGGTCTTGCCAAACTGTCTCCTTTGATACTGGCACAGTTCAACCTGATATTTGCAAATAAGAACAGGAACGATGTTTTTGAGCATATCGTAAGTAATCCGGGATGCAGTGTAGCTGACATATCACATGGTCTTGAACTAAACCGCGGTACTGTGAAGTACCATCTGAAAAAGCTGCAAAGCGAACACAACATCATTGTATCCGACCATGGAAGCTCTCCAAGGTTCTTTCAGAACAATTCGAAATACCGCGATCAAGCCCGGATCATAGCTCCCTTTTTGCAGGATGAAAATCAAAAACGTATCCTCCTTATGATCAGGGATAAGCCAGGTATGACAAACAACGAGATCTCAGAGGGTCTGGACATCACCAACAGCACGGTCTCATACCACCTGAAAAAGATGACCACAAACGAACTGTTGCTAGCTGAAAAGGACGGAAGATATAGGAGGTATTCTCTGGACCCTCGGATGGAATCGGAGCTGGACACGGTAATTCAAGATGGTATAGTGATTGGAACAGTTTGA
- a CDS encoding endonuclease NucS domain-containing protein, with protein sequence MDNFSYYVRDDTPVEVAESTLRILQAIKEEHDCDYTIIKIEELPEDEQEDVLENIRILSRRNTVGVVSKGRGSLPISRKKNLSNVGILIHSRDNKDISVHPNVKNNKLTTVVQYLNLILNSSSVEDALDSTHISEDDISRMISSLPELIETGLTFHEIEVEVEGGRIDAVFIDEQGKHFLIEIEINAKDNAIGQVQRFKLPYAEKYGVNPEDIRLGIVCATIDKSRMTACRGAGIEVYCLCLEKME encoded by the coding sequence ATGGATAATTTCAGTTACTATGTAAGAGATGACACTCCGGTAGAAGTAGCGGAATCAACCTTAAGGATCCTTCAGGCCATCAAGGAAGAACATGATTGCGATTATACGATAATTAAGATAGAGGAACTTCCAGAGGACGAACAGGAGGATGTTCTGGAGAATATCCGAATATTAAGCCGGAGGAACACGGTCGGTGTTGTAAGCAAAGGCAGAGGTTCTCTTCCCATCTCACGCAAGAAGAATCTCAGCAATGTAGGTATTCTTATCCATTCACGTGATAACAAGGATATTTCAGTCCACCCTAACGTGAAGAACAACAAATTAACAACCGTTGTCCAGTACCTGAACCTTATACTGAATTCTTCCAGTGTGGAAGATGCACTTGACTCTACCCACATTTCCGAAGATGACATCTCAAGGATGATCAGCAGCCTGCCGGAACTGATCGAAACCGGACTGACCTTCCACGAGATCGAAGTTGAGGTAGAGGGGGGAAGAATAGATGCAGTCTTTATCGATGAGCAGGGAAAGCACTTCTTGATAGAGATAGAGATCAACGCAAAGGACAATGCCATCGGTCAGGTGCAGAGGTTCAAGCTCCCTTATGCTGAAAAGTATGGGGTCAATCCTGAGGATATACGGCTGGGAATCGTGTGTGCGACTATTGATAAAAGCAGAATGACAGCATGTCGTGGTGCGGGAATCGAGGTTTATTGTCTTTGCCTTGAGAAGATGGAATGA
- a CDS encoding type II/IV secretion system ATPase subunit, which yields MVLIVVMIRNGNYQRRGIMVENLNPQNAEKEDEIESVEDGIVDIVDIVEDDSLSDELYTEELDENIEDMESISTDDEDESDDQNRLPEEIESLWEKTIKEIAEEEEEVEEFEETPMFIFKKEPFHKRVINAFKTKDFEVEEYDVAIHGPLVDISLDEESGFEEIEFFEINPPYSYVRISYNSDLHEYQYQVLEPEFTDEEEQLFRMIKERIAEVLHAHLKSMSREVAEEYLRKNVNIFLVDYRIRLTTLTREKIMYYIIRDYLGYGEIDAMMRDLLIEDISCDGPNTPIYIYHKKYESIPSNVLFDSDDHLDPLAIRLAQICGKHISIANPLLDATLPDGSRIQLTLGREITTRGSTFTIRRFNEDPITPSDLIGYHTFSTAMLAYMWLAVDSSKSVIFSGGTASGKTSAMNAISIFIQPEMKIVSIEDTRELNLAHPNWIPGVTREAFGGESKGSIEMYELLRASLRQRPEYILVGEVRGAEAYVLFQAMSTGHTTFSTMHADSVQSIVHRLENPPINIPRIMIQALDIVSLQVQVKVDGERVRRCKTLTEIVGVDPRTGELLTNEVFSWNAAKDLFQYSGRSYVLESVMDARGWTEARVREELQQRQDVMEWARLKKITHFRDFSKIVVAYKREPETLLKVIRQDLNG from the coding sequence ATGGTTCTTATTGTTGTTATGATCAGGAATGGCAATTACCAAAGGCGTGGTATAATGGTTGAAAATTTGAATCCTCAAAATGCCGAGAAGGAAGACGAGATCGAGTCTGTGGAAGATGGCATCGTTGATATAGTAGACATAGTTGAAGATGATTCTCTTTCAGATGAACTTTACACAGAAGAACTTGATGAAAATATCGAGGACATGGAAAGCATTTCCACTGATGATGAAGATGAAAGTGATGATCAAAACAGACTACCAGAGGAAATTGAATCCTTATGGGAAAAGACGATAAAAGAGATTGCAGAAGAGGAGGAAGAAGTTGAGGAGTTTGAAGAAACTCCGATGTTCATTTTCAAGAAAGAACCTTTCCATAAGCGAGTTATCAATGCTTTTAAGACAAAGGACTTCGAGGTAGAGGAATATGATGTGGCCATCCATGGTCCTCTTGTAGATATTTCCCTGGATGAAGAGTCCGGGTTTGAAGAGATCGAGTTCTTTGAAATAAATCCCCCTTATTCTTATGTAAGAATCTCTTATAATTCTGACCTTCACGAGTATCAATATCAAGTGCTTGAACCAGAATTTACAGATGAAGAAGAGCAATTGTTCAGGATGATCAAGGAGCGTATCGCTGAGGTTCTTCATGCACATTTGAAAAGTATGTCAAGAGAAGTTGCAGAAGAATACCTGCGTAAGAACGTCAATATCTTCCTTGTTGATTATAGGATCCGGCTTACCACTCTTACGCGTGAGAAGATCATGTATTACATCATCCGTGACTATCTCGGATATGGTGAGATCGATGCCATGATGCGCGATCTGTTAATAGAAGATATATCCTGTGATGGTCCTAATACGCCAATCTACATATACCACAAGAAGTATGAGTCCATTCCTTCAAATGTGCTGTTCGATTCGGATGATCATCTGGACCCACTCGCTATCAGGCTTGCACAAATATGTGGTAAGCATATCTCCATAGCAAATCCGTTGCTTGATGCAACGTTGCCTGATGGTTCACGTATACAATTAACACTTGGAAGAGAGATCACTACCCGAGGTAGTACTTTTACCATACGTCGATTCAATGAGGATCCAATTACACCTTCCGATCTTATTGGTTATCATACGTTCTCGACAGCAATGCTGGCATACATGTGGCTTGCTGTGGATTCAAGCAAGAGTGTTATCTTCTCCGGAGGTACTGCTTCAGGAAAGACCTCTGCAATGAACGCTATTTCAATATTTATCCAGCCGGAAATGAAGATTGTTTCCATTGAGGATACAAGGGAATTGAACCTTGCTCACCCCAACTGGATCCCCGGTGTTACGCGTGAAGCATTTGGTGGCGAATCCAAAGGTTCCATTGAAATGTATGAACTGTTGAGGGCATCACTGAGGCAGCGTCCGGAATATATTCTGGTGGGTGAAGTAAGAGGTGCTGAAGCATATGTTCTGTTCCAGGCAATGTCAACAGGACATACAACGTTCTCTACAATGCATGCTGACTCTGTGCAGTCGATCGTACACAGGCTTGAGAACCCTCCGATCAATATCCCAAGGATCATGATACAGGCTCTTGATATTGTATCTTTGCAGGTTCAGGTAAAGGTCGATGGTGAAAGGGTCAGGCGGTGTAAAACTCTTACAGAGATCGTTGGTGTTGATCCAAGGACCGGTGAGTTGCTGACAAATGAAGTATTCTCCTGGAATGCTGCAAAGGATCTTTTCCAGTACTCAGGCCGCTCCTATGTTCTCGAGAGTGTTATGGATGCAAGAGGCTGGACCGAGGCCAGGGTAAGGGAGGAGTTACAACAGCGTCAGGATGTCATGGAGTGGGCACGTTTGAAGAAGATTACCCATTTCAGGGACTTCTCTAAGATCGTGGTTGCGTATAAACGTGAACCTGAAACACTACTGAAAGTTATAAGGCAGGATTTGAATGGATAA
- a CDS encoding thioredoxin family protein produces the protein MKIEILGTGCAKCVKTKEVVEKVLQESGLQADVVKVEDFETILSYGVMITPGLVIDGEVMVAGRVPSEDNVRKWING, from the coding sequence ATGAAAATAGAAATACTCGGTACCGGATGTGCAAAGTGCGTTAAGACAAAAGAAGTAGTTGAAAAAGTTCTTCAGGAAAGCGGACTCCAGGCGGACGTTGTCAAGGTTGAAGATTTTGAGACCATTCTTTCCTATGGAGTAATGATCACTCCGGGACTTGTCATTGATGGTGAGGTAATGGTTGCCGGCAGAGTTCCCAGTGAAGACAATGTAAGAAAATGGATAAATGGATAA
- a CDS encoding permease — MVDVFYPMQWIADKVTYDLLGIEATTGLAKSLNFIIYDVLKIFALLSVMIFLIAYMRSYITPEKSRRILGGKKGPIYNVAASLVGTVTPFCSCSSVPIFIGFIEAGVPLGVTFSFLITSPLVNEAAIAVLWATLGFKATALYVVSGIIIGVVGGYIIGLLKLERYVADFVYNVHSLPFKEAEMGSRQRLDYAVEEVKSIVGKVWLYVIIGVTLGGIFHGFAPEGILAQYAGKDNLLAVPAAVLIGVPLYSNVMGLIPVVESLIGKGLPIGTSLAFLMSVTAVSLPEMIILKKVLSNELIALFVSIVAVAVIFTGYMFNAVL, encoded by the coding sequence ATGGTTGACGTGTTCTATCCCATGCAGTGGATAGCAGATAAGGTCACCTACGATCTACTTGGGATCGAAGCCACCACAGGTCTTGCAAAAAGCCTGAATTTTATTATCTACGATGTACTGAAGATCTTTGCACTTCTTTCTGTGATGATCTTCCTGATAGCTTACATGAGGTCCTATATAACTCCTGAGAAATCCAGAAGGATACTTGGAGGCAAAAAAGGACCGATATACAATGTAGCTGCATCACTTGTGGGTACTGTCACTCCGTTCTGTTCATGTTCATCCGTTCCGATCTTCATCGGTTTCATTGAAGCGGGGGTACCTCTTGGTGTGACATTTTCGTTCCTCATAACTTCTCCTCTTGTGAATGAAGCGGCCATTGCTGTACTCTGGGCTACACTGGGATTCAAGGCTACTGCACTCTATGTTGTTTCAGGTATTATTATCGGTGTTGTCGGTGGCTATATCATAGGCCTGCTCAAGCTGGAACGATACGTTGCAGATTTCGTCTACAATGTCCACTCTCTACCTTTCAAAGAAGCTGAGATGGGTTCAAGGCAGAGGCTCGATTACGCTGTTGAAGAGGTCAAAAGCATTGTGGGTAAGGTCTGGCTCTATGTTATTATAGGTGTAACTCTTGGAGGTATATTCCATGGTTTTGCTCCAGAAGGGATACTTGCACAGTATGCAGGAAAAGATAATCTCCTCGCTGTCCCTGCTGCAGTACTAATAGGCGTACCACTCTATTCCAATGTCATGGGCCTGATCCCTGTGGTTGAAAGTCTCATTGGAAAAGGGCTCCCTATCGGTACTTCCCTGGCATTTTTGATGTCTGTTACTGCAGTATCACTGCCTGAGATGATCATACTGAAAAAGGTCCTGAGCAATGAACTGATCGCCCTGTTCGTGTCTATCGTGGCAGTAGCTGTGATATTCACTGGATATATGTTCAATGCGGTTCTGTAA